From a region of the Geothrix sp. 21YS21S-2 genome:
- a CDS encoding (2Fe-2S)-binding protein, whose product MLKLTVNGKARTVDARPDMPLLWVLRDRLGLTGTKLGCGMAQCGACTVHLDGEAVRSCVTPVSRAVGKQVVTIEGLSPDNRHPLQLAWLEADVPQCGYCQSGQIMAAAVLLREKADPTDEDIDRCLAGNLCRCGTYQRIRAAVHRAAELAAKGGGR is encoded by the coding sequence ATGCTGAAGCTGACCGTGAACGGGAAGGCCCGGACCGTGGATGCCCGGCCGGACATGCCGCTGCTCTGGGTGCTCCGGGACAGGCTGGGGCTCACGGGCACCAAGCTGGGGTGCGGCATGGCCCAGTGCGGCGCCTGCACGGTGCACCTGGACGGGGAGGCCGTCCGCTCCTGCGTGACTCCGGTGTCCCGGGCGGTGGGCAAACAGGTGGTGACCATCGAGGGCCTTTCCCCGGACAACCGCCATCCCCTTCAGCTGGCCTGGCTCGAGGCGGACGTGCCCCAGTGCGGCTACTGCCAGTCCGGCCAGATCATGGCCGCCGCGGTGCTCCTGCGGGAAAAGGCCGACCCCACGGACGAGGACATCGATCGATGTTTGGCTGGCAACCTTTGCCGCTGTGGCACCTACCAGCGCATCCGCGCCGCCGTCCACCGGGCTGCCGAACTCGCCGCCAAGGGAGGTGGCCGATGA
- a CDS encoding O-acetyl-ADP-ribose deacetylase — MNSTIRAQLGDITHLDVDAIVNAANSSLLGGGGVDGAIHRAAGPDLVHECRLLGGCRPGEAKMTKGYRLPARHVIHTVGPVWRGGAWQEADVLSSCYLRCLELASEHSIHSIAFPSISTGIFGYPIESACRIAVSTTRAFLARPSSIVEVVFCCFSPSDLEVYEGVLRGLPT, encoded by the coding sequence ATGAACTCGACGATTCGCGCCCAGCTCGGCGACATCACCCACCTGGATGTGGACGCCATCGTCAACGCCGCCAATTCGTCCCTGCTTGGCGGAGGTGGGGTCGACGGAGCCATCCACCGTGCGGCTGGGCCCGACCTGGTTCATGAATGCCGGTTGCTGGGGGGCTGCAGGCCGGGCGAAGCGAAGATGACCAAGGGGTACCGGCTCCCGGCTCGACACGTGATCCATACGGTGGGCCCCGTCTGGCGGGGCGGGGCCTGGCAGGAAGCGGACGTGCTCTCGTCATGCTATCTCCGGTGCCTGGAGCTGGCCTCGGAGCATTCCATCCACTCCATCGCCTTCCCGAGCATCAGCACGGGCATCTTCGGCTACCCCATCGAAAGCGCCTGCCGGATTGCCGTGTCGACCACGCGCGCCTTCCTCGCCAGACCCAGCTCCATCGTCGAAGTCGTCTTCTGCTGCTTCAGCCCGTCCGACCTGGAGGTCTACGAAGGCGTTCTCAGGGGCCTTCCCACCTAG